One window of Candidatus Nitrospira kreftii genomic DNA carries:
- a CDS encoding hypothetical protein (conserved protein of unknown function): MSTAHHPQDKKDRSVRARKHDQYKANGKLREPSACRECQAVYQKGRWVWGPVPADSHKIMCPACERTRDRAPSGVLLLTGEFVAKHRDEVIGLARNEEAYLKAEHPLARIITIEEQTEAPEGMVITTTDPHLARRIGEALHHAHRGTFACRYEENEDLLRANWES, translated from the coding sequence ATGTCGACCGCACATCATCCTCAAGACAAGAAAGATCGATCGGTTCGAGCTCGAAAGCACGACCAGTACAAAGCCAATGGCAAACTTAGGGAGCCGTCGGCATGTCGTGAGTGCCAGGCGGTGTACCAGAAGGGGCGGTGGGTGTGGGGCCCTGTCCCGGCGGACAGTCACAAGATCATGTGTCCTGCCTGTGAACGGACTCGGGACCGTGCACCGAGCGGAGTGCTGCTGCTGACCGGTGAGTTTGTCGCCAAGCATCGAGACGAGGTGATTGGGCTTGCCCGTAATGAAGAGGCGTATCTTAAAGCCGAACATCCTCTGGCTCGAATCATCACGATCGAGGAGCAGACCGAAGCACCTGAAGGGATGGTGATCACCACCACGGATCCCCATCTCGCACGGCGCATCGGCGAGGCGTTGCATCACGCCCATCGAGGCACATTCGCCTGTCGTTATGAGGAGAACGAAGATTTGCTTCGGGCGAACTGGGAGAGCTAA
- a CDS encoding hypothetical protein (conserved exported protein of unknown function) produces MNIFLNTATAQCLLAVACLFTVMATQVNAEEQDMTTKVNGVISQMRSGLIMVTTSWGSMTIQSDALTEAKVGDEITIWVNESNLVIDAYPKGAARPHHRWVRGNLTYTSGNQDAIALWTPEGKKDFIVKQNQSKFGSFKEGSPIIVQLNDKNEVIDVHRRLELELAIAPMPSIEPGFRIKLEGVVASIKSGQVFVQTSGGRYSVTAKSAPHDVKVGDKLTVWVSSNNVVVDHHAKGTEGVHRLITGKLTSASGDMKEITLITPEGERTFAVQHGESKLSGMKEGMPITIELNEAGHVIEIRKAG; encoded by the coding sequence ATGAACATATTTCTAAACACAGCTACTGCGCAGTGCTTGCTAGCTGTGGCCTGCCTCTTCACTGTGATGGCGACCCAGGTGAATGCCGAGGAACAGGATATGACAACGAAAGTAAATGGAGTCATCTCCCAGATGCGGTCGGGTCTCATCATGGTTACCACGTCCTGGGGCTCCATGACGATCCAGTCTGATGCGTTGACCGAGGCCAAGGTCGGCGATGAGATTACCATATGGGTGAATGAAAGCAATCTGGTCATCGATGCCTACCCTAAAGGAGCGGCACGGCCGCATCACCGTTGGGTGAGAGGCAATCTGACCTATACGTCCGGGAATCAGGATGCGATTGCCCTCTGGACTCCGGAGGGTAAGAAAGACTTCATCGTGAAACAGAATCAATCAAAGTTCGGGAGCTTTAAGGAGGGGAGCCCGATCATCGTGCAGTTAAACGACAAGAATGAAGTCATCGATGTCCATCGTCGGTTAGAATTGGAACTTGCCATTGCCCCGATGCCTTCCATCGAGCCTGGGTTTCGGATCAAGCTCGAGGGAGTGGTGGCGAGCATCAAGTCCGGACAGGTGTTTGTGCAGACATCCGGGGGCCGCTACAGCGTGACTGCCAAGTCGGCTCCCCATGACGTCAAGGTCGGCGACAAACTGACGGTTTGGGTGAGTAGTAATAATGTTGTGGTCGACCACCATGCGAAAGGGACAGAAGGGGTGCATCGGCTCATCACCGGCAAGCTGACCTCTGCGTCGGGGGATATGAAAGAGATCACCCTCATAACACCAGAAGGGGAACGCACATTTGCGGTACAACACGGAGAAAGCAAACTCTCTGGGATGAAAGAGGGAATGCCGATTACCATTGAACTAAACGAAGCCGGCCATGTGATTGAGATCCGGAAGGCCGGATGA
- a CDS encoding putative ABC transporter, auxiliary component, ATP-dependent toluene efflux transporter, with the protein MTQRSNDTASTSAINSDTRLGLAWAAMGTIMGVMMLTGPTMASAEQTATESVQSTIEEVIHILNSEELSQPGRSVERRQKIEQVIMQRVNYEDMAKRALGGTWIDLTDSERQEFVALFVQLLRDTFAGRIDNYANEQVRYLSEQHEENCVEVKTKLSGHKVDTLLDFRLSDQVGHWHVYDVIIDGAGLVSNYQAQFASIIRDHTYAGLVHKMKEKTLVVKAFETTTVQ; encoded by the coding sequence ATGACCCAGAGATCCAATGATACCGCTAGCACGAGTGCAATCAATTCCGACACGCGTCTCGGTCTGGCCTGGGCTGCGATGGGAACTATAATGGGGGTGATGATGCTGACGGGGCCGACCATGGCTTCAGCCGAGCAGACCGCCACAGAATCAGTACAAAGCACCATTGAGGAGGTGATCCATATCCTCAATAGTGAAGAGCTGAGCCAGCCGGGCCGCTCGGTGGAACGACGTCAGAAAATTGAACAAGTCATTATGCAGCGTGTCAACTATGAAGACATGGCCAAACGCGCCCTGGGCGGGACCTGGATAGACCTGACTGACAGCGAACGGCAGGAGTTTGTTGCCCTCTTTGTTCAGTTACTCCGAGACACATTTGCCGGTCGAATTGACAACTACGCCAACGAGCAGGTGCGGTACCTGTCTGAACAACACGAGGAGAACTGTGTTGAGGTGAAAACGAAACTGTCCGGCCACAAGGTAGACACCCTTCTGGATTTTCGCTTATCCGACCAGGTTGGCCATTGGCATGTGTACGATGTCATCATCGATGGCGCGGGCCTTGTGAGCAATTACCAAGCACAGTTCGCCAGTATTATCCGCGACCATACCTATGCAGGCTTGGTGCACAAGATGAAAGAGAAGACCCTCGTAGTGAAAGCGTTTGAAACGACCACGGTCCAATAG
- a CDS encoding putative Cyclic beta 1-2 glucan synthetase, translating to MTTLFSSVGRRAELEEPIRAELFGVERLEQHAASLAVAQVVTDDERVGRLLTPRVLENGRVLVESYQAIARTIRDEKTITPADEWFVDNFHIVDEQLREIIDDLPPGYYRQLPKLESGHLQNYPRVFGVAWAFVAHTDSRFDPDMLRRFVSAYQCVQPLTIGELWAVAISLRVVLVENLRRLAERIVHSRKARLEADELADSLFGSGALTAELPAAALRRFEDRPLATAFAVQLVQRLRDLDPKVRPVLRWLDERLTAQGTTADDMVHAEHQQQAAMSVTVRNIILSMRLTSEFNWAEFVEAVSTVDKMLRCDSRYAEMDFVTRDIYRHAIEDLSRGTGLSEVEVTEKVVNRARRAGAEPHASEPPERERHGDPGYYLISQGRRAFERDLGYRVTWKRRLVRWYVQVSALGYLGSLAAVTAIVLALPLWHASEAGVTIAGLVALGLVALVPASDLAMALINRTVTGILQPRPLPRMELRNGIPKELRTIVVVPTLLMNRQGIDELIERLEVHYLANADDELRFALLSDWSDAPKESAPHDAELLAGAVEGIAHLNKRYGPAAGGGSRFILLHRRRVWNESEQAWMGWERKRGKLHELNQLLRGATSTTFMSVGGRLPEMIPSVRFVITLDADTRLPRGAAHRLIGTMAHPLNRPRFDSHTGRVLEGYGVVQPRITPSLPGSGEGSYFQQTFSGPSGIDPYASAVSDVYQDLFREGSYTGKGIYEIDAFQAALADKVPDNAMLSHDLFEGLFARAALATDIELFEAFPAHYEAAAARQHRWARGDWQLLPWLFGRGHTGSAPHRGVVIPPIGRWKILDNLRRTLSAPAAFLTLIVGWMLPEESAWVWSGFILTTIAIPSLLSFVLGLYPRRPGVALRTHVRGLGSDLRLAARQIALTVTLLVHQAWLMTDAILRTLGRLAFTHRRMLEWVTAAQAEDAYTCNLTGMYRRMAGGVVLAVVAAGGVAGFGGYESWAAAAPFVLLWMSAPAVARWVSLPPRLTEAGPISPADARTLRLIARRTWRFFETFVCPEDHALPPDNFQEDPKPVVAHRTSPTNIGLYLLSTLVARDLGWLGTLDATERLEATLATVNRLELFRGHFYNWYDTRTLHPLDPKYVSSVDSGNLAGHLLVVGNGCRELIQQSSIEGDLFAGIDDAIQLLRNALEEMLDQRQTHTVTRKQLSQAVDVLAMALLSRPVDAAGWTTRFRRLSVLSHTVSDMAQALGQECGDAPDGELRTWAEAVRACVDSHLRDAELLLPWVRLSSKELVAMFDRPSGPVLEWATIEPFFHPIPTLAAAPERFTAALRALDRLREDALNNPSQNRVSLARIAGLADAIRHSATDVMALTRRLTAIALTAEQIVRAMDFRFLFDSTRKLLSIGYRVSDGSLDSNCYDLLASEARLASFLAIAKGDIPSSHWFHLGRALTPVDTASALISWSGSIFEYLMPALVMRFPTGSLLSRTYELIVHRQIQYGAERGVPWGVSESAYNARDLDLTYQYSSFGVPGLGLKRGLIDDIVVAPYATALAAMIDPAAATQGFMRLAEAGGKGTYGFYEALDYTRTRVPEGRDVAIVRAYMAHHQGMSLVAIANVLNDGVMRRRFHAEPMVRATELLLQERTPRDVPVTRPRAEEVAAAAQVRDLIPPFVRRFTTPHEVAPRTHLLSNGRYAVMLTTAGSGYSRWRDIAVTRWREDATRDCWGSYIFLRDIISGSVWSAGYQPSGVEADDYEVSFSEERAEIIRRDGDWSTTLEVVVSSEDDAEVRRMSVTNLGSSARDLQVTSYAELSLAPQAADVAHPAFGNLFVQTEFVPEVGALLATRRRRSDEETTVWVAQVVVVEGDTVGALQYETDRARFLGRGQHARTAVSMIDGRALSNTVGSVLDPVMSLRRTVRVPPGGTVRVVFSTIVGSARDHVLELADKYSDSRVFERAVSLAWTQAQVQLHHLGIGTDEAQLFQRLANAVLYVDASLRPSSDTLVHSTLDRASLWAHGISGDLPIVLASIDRAEDVDLIRQLLRAHEYWRMRQVSADVIILNEKPPSYEQDLQGSLEALVRGSQLRLCPDSGGVRGNIYLLRTDLLSAQDQKLMQQVARVVLLSRRGTLAEQVTRLQRRHSPSPPTRLIRRARKRLDVPLPERELELFNGLGGFADDGREYVTVLGEGLRTPRPWINVIANPSFGFLVSESGSGFTWSLNSHENQLTPWSNDPVTDPSGEALYIRDDHTQEVWSPTALPIRDDPAPYVACHGQGYTRFHHGSHGILTELLQFVPPEDSIKISRLTLQNASGRSRRLSIAAYAEWVLGSSRSDSHPYIVTEIDPETRALFARNAWGGEFGGRIAFADLAGKHTSWTGDRAEFLGRNGAFDRPLALETGGELSRKVGAGLDPCAALQLSIELEAGERAEVIWFLGQTAGREQARLLINRYRGMDVDTLLREVTRRWDDVLGVVQVHTPDRSMDIFLNRWVLYQTLACRVWGRAAFYQLSGAYGFRDQLQDVMALSVAARDVMREHLLRAAARQFVEGDVQHWWHPPSGRGVRTRISDDLLWLPYAVIQFLEVTGDMTVLDEMVPFLEGPALAEGQLESYFEPRVSQTCATLFEHCARALDRSLLVGSHGLPFMGTGDWNDGMNRVGQQGRGESIWLGWFLHTVLWEFAKVAAQRGEHVRAETWRLHVSALKAAIEREGWDGEWYRRAYFDDGTPLGSAADEECRIDSIAQSWGVISGAADPDRGARAMGAVERHLVNRPDGLIRLLTPPFDQMPRDPGYIKGYVPGIRENGGQYTHAAVWTVLAFAALGDGDKAGELFRMLNPVYRVSSRASVQRYKVEPYVLAGDVYAEPPHVGRGGWTWYSGAAGWLYRAGMEYMLGFRLRGTLLSIDPCIPRHWPGYSMRFRYHSAVYDIAVENPRHVSRGVTLTELDGRPSIGNTNIPLVFNGNHRLRIVLG from the coding sequence ATGACTACACTGTTTTCATCTGTTGGCAGACGAGCCGAACTGGAAGAACCGATTCGCGCCGAACTCTTCGGCGTCGAACGGCTCGAGCAGCATGCTGCAAGTCTCGCGGTGGCACAAGTCGTCACCGATGATGAACGGGTAGGCCGGTTACTCACGCCACGAGTCCTTGAGAATGGACGGGTCTTGGTGGAGTCGTACCAGGCTATCGCCCGTACGATTCGTGATGAGAAAACGATTACACCGGCTGATGAATGGTTCGTCGATAATTTTCATATTGTCGACGAACAACTTCGCGAGATCATCGACGATTTGCCTCCTGGATATTACAGACAATTACCCAAGTTGGAATCCGGCCATCTACAGAATTATCCACGGGTCTTCGGAGTGGCGTGGGCATTCGTCGCCCACACCGACAGTCGTTTCGATCCCGACATGCTCCGGCGCTTTGTGTCGGCGTATCAATGCGTACAACCGCTGACGATCGGTGAATTGTGGGCGGTGGCGATCTCGTTGCGTGTCGTGCTGGTGGAGAATCTTCGAAGGCTGGCCGAGCGGATCGTCCATAGCCGGAAGGCCCGGTTAGAAGCCGATGAACTGGCGGATAGCCTGTTCGGGAGCGGAGCCTTGACAGCAGAGCTTCCGGCCGCTGCGCTCCGCCGTTTTGAGGACAGACCATTAGCCACTGCGTTCGCCGTGCAGCTGGTTCAACGACTCCGTGACCTGGACCCGAAGGTGCGTCCCGTGCTGCGATGGCTCGACGAACGCTTGACTGCGCAGGGTACGACCGCCGACGACATGGTACATGCCGAGCATCAGCAACAGGCGGCCATGAGCGTCACGGTCCGGAACATCATTCTAAGCATGCGGTTGACGTCTGAATTCAATTGGGCGGAATTTGTCGAAGCGGTCAGCACAGTCGATAAGATGCTTCGATGCGATTCCCGCTACGCTGAGATGGACTTCGTCACACGTGACATCTACCGCCATGCAATCGAGGATCTGTCCCGGGGTACGGGATTGTCGGAAGTCGAGGTAACCGAAAAGGTCGTGAACCGTGCCAGGCGGGCAGGAGCTGAGCCACATGCAAGTGAGCCACCGGAGCGCGAGCGGCATGGGGATCCAGGCTATTACCTCATCTCCCAAGGGCGTCGGGCATTTGAACGCGATCTCGGCTACCGGGTGACCTGGAAGCGCCGGCTTGTGCGTTGGTATGTGCAGGTTTCAGCCCTGGGCTATCTGGGATCGCTCGCAGCGGTGACGGCCATAGTCCTGGCCTTACCGCTCTGGCATGCCTCCGAAGCAGGTGTGACCATCGCAGGTCTTGTGGCCCTTGGCCTCGTGGCACTTGTGCCGGCCTCGGACCTCGCTATGGCGCTGATCAATCGTACGGTGACGGGGATACTTCAGCCCCGGCCTTTGCCTCGGATGGAATTGCGAAACGGTATTCCCAAAGAATTGCGCACGATTGTGGTGGTCCCCACGTTGCTGATGAATCGGCAGGGTATCGATGAGCTGATTGAGCGATTGGAAGTGCATTATCTGGCGAATGCGGATGATGAATTACGCTTTGCTTTACTCTCAGATTGGAGCGACGCCCCGAAGGAAAGTGCTCCGCATGACGCCGAGCTGCTGGCCGGTGCAGTAGAGGGGATTGCGCATCTGAACAAGCGGTATGGCCCCGCGGCAGGAGGCGGATCGCGCTTTATCCTGTTGCACCGCAGGCGTGTCTGGAACGAGTCCGAGCAGGCATGGATGGGATGGGAACGAAAACGAGGCAAACTCCATGAGTTGAATCAATTGCTGCGCGGTGCGACGAGCACGACGTTCATGTCCGTCGGCGGACGGCTCCCTGAGATGATTCCGTCGGTTCGGTTCGTCATTACACTGGATGCCGACACACGGTTGCCCCGTGGAGCGGCACACCGGTTAATCGGCACCATGGCCCACCCTCTGAACCGGCCCCGATTCGATTCGCACACCGGGCGTGTGCTTGAAGGGTATGGAGTCGTGCAGCCGAGGATTACACCGTCGCTCCCGGGTAGCGGCGAGGGCTCGTATTTTCAACAGACGTTTTCTGGTCCCAGCGGGATCGATCCCTATGCGTCGGCCGTGTCTGATGTGTACCAGGATTTATTTCGGGAAGGGTCCTATACGGGCAAAGGCATTTACGAGATCGACGCGTTCCAGGCGGCGCTGGCGGACAAGGTGCCGGACAATGCGATGCTCAGTCACGATCTTTTCGAAGGACTGTTCGCCCGCGCAGCCTTGGCGACCGATATCGAGCTGTTCGAAGCGTTTCCTGCTCACTATGAAGCGGCGGCAGCCAGGCAGCATCGATGGGCGCGTGGCGATTGGCAGCTGCTGCCCTGGTTGTTTGGGCGAGGGCATACCGGGTCTGCGCCGCATCGCGGGGTGGTGATTCCCCCCATCGGCCGATGGAAGATACTTGACAACCTCCGCCGTACCCTGTCGGCTCCCGCGGCGTTTCTGACACTGATTGTCGGCTGGATGTTGCCGGAAGAATCTGCCTGGGTCTGGTCCGGGTTCATTCTGACCACCATCGCGATTCCCTCGCTGTTATCCTTCGTGCTCGGGCTCTATCCTCGCCGCCCCGGTGTGGCTCTGCGTACACATGTGCGTGGGCTGGGCAGCGACCTCCGGTTGGCCGCCAGGCAGATCGCGTTGACCGTCACCCTCCTCGTGCATCAGGCATGGCTCATGACGGATGCGATTCTACGTACTCTCGGTCGGCTCGCCTTCACGCACAGGCGGATGTTGGAGTGGGTGACCGCGGCTCAAGCGGAGGATGCCTACACGTGCAACTTGACAGGGATGTATCGGCGTATGGCGGGCGGTGTGGTACTCGCCGTCGTGGCAGCTGGTGGGGTGGCAGGATTTGGGGGCTATGAGTCCTGGGCTGCTGCGGCTCCTTTCGTGCTGCTCTGGATGTCAGCTCCTGCTGTGGCACGGTGGGTCAGTCTGCCGCCTCGACTCACGGAAGCCGGACCGATTTCTCCAGCCGATGCGCGGACGCTCCGATTGATTGCTCGTCGGACTTGGCGGTTCTTCGAAACGTTCGTGTGTCCCGAGGACCATGCGCTGCCACCTGATAATTTTCAAGAAGATCCAAAACCCGTCGTTGCCCACCGGACCTCGCCGACCAACATCGGACTCTATCTGCTCTCCACCCTGGTCGCCCGTGACCTAGGATGGCTGGGGACCCTCGACGCCACCGAGCGACTGGAAGCCACGCTGGCGACCGTGAATCGTCTCGAGCTGTTTCGTGGGCACTTCTACAATTGGTACGACACACGTACCCTTCATCCCTTGGATCCCAAGTATGTGTCCTCCGTCGATAGCGGAAATCTCGCGGGACATTTGTTGGTAGTGGGAAACGGATGCCGCGAGCTGATTCAACAATCCTCCATCGAAGGCGATTTGTTTGCCGGGATTGATGATGCCATTCAATTGTTACGCAATGCGCTGGAGGAGATGCTGGATCAGCGACAGACGCACACAGTGACGAGGAAGCAGCTGAGCCAGGCCGTCGATGTGCTGGCCATGGCGCTCTTGTCGAGACCGGTCGATGCCGCCGGCTGGACCACCAGATTTAGAAGGCTATCCGTCTTGTCGCATACAGTCTCGGATATGGCTCAGGCATTGGGACAGGAGTGCGGTGATGCGCCCGATGGGGAGTTGCGCACGTGGGCCGAGGCCGTCCGGGCATGCGTGGACAGCCATCTCCGCGACGCGGAATTATTGCTTCCATGGGTCCGCCTGAGTTCCAAAGAACTTGTGGCCATGTTTGACCGACCGTCCGGGCCGGTGCTGGAATGGGCCACCATCGAACCGTTCTTTCATCCCATTCCCACACTGGCCGCTGCCCCTGAGCGTTTCACGGCTGCGCTTCGTGCGCTGGACCGCCTGCGGGAAGACGCACTGAACAATCCGTCGCAGAATCGAGTCAGTCTCGCGAGGATCGCGGGACTGGCTGATGCCATCCGGCACTCGGCTACGGATGTCATGGCCTTGACCCGCCGTCTCACGGCGATTGCCTTAACCGCAGAGCAGATAGTGCGTGCCATGGATTTCAGGTTTCTCTTCGATTCAACGCGTAAGCTGTTGTCCATCGGCTATCGTGTGTCTGATGGCAGTCTGGACTCCAATTGCTACGATTTGCTGGCATCGGAGGCCAGACTGGCGAGCTTTCTTGCCATCGCCAAAGGAGATATCCCGTCATCGCACTGGTTTCACTTGGGCCGAGCGCTAACGCCTGTGGACACCGCTTCGGCGCTGATATCCTGGTCCGGCTCAATTTTCGAATATCTCATGCCGGCATTGGTGATGCGCTTTCCGACAGGCAGCTTACTGAGCCGAACGTATGAGCTGATCGTCCATCGCCAGATTCAGTATGGGGCGGAACGCGGTGTACCCTGGGGGGTCTCGGAGTCAGCCTATAATGCCCGCGACCTCGATCTGACCTACCAGTATTCCAGCTTCGGGGTACCCGGTCTTGGTCTCAAACGTGGTCTCATCGATGACATCGTCGTCGCGCCCTATGCCACCGCGCTTGCGGCCATGATCGATCCCGCGGCGGCCACACAGGGCTTCATGCGTCTCGCCGAGGCCGGAGGGAAGGGAACCTACGGGTTCTACGAAGCACTGGATTACACGAGGACACGAGTACCCGAAGGAAGAGACGTGGCCATCGTACGGGCCTACATGGCGCATCATCAGGGCATGTCATTGGTTGCCATCGCGAATGTTCTAAACGATGGAGTGATGAGGCGTCGGTTCCACGCCGAGCCGATGGTTCGGGCAACTGAGCTTCTACTGCAGGAACGGACGCCACGCGATGTGCCTGTGACGCGACCGCGCGCAGAGGAAGTCGCAGCGGCAGCGCAAGTCCGTGACCTCATTCCGCCCTTCGTACGGCGATTTACCACGCCGCATGAGGTGGCTCCGCGGACGCATCTGCTGTCCAACGGCCGGTATGCCGTCATGTTGACCACAGCCGGATCAGGATATAGCCGGTGGCGGGATATCGCGGTGACGCGCTGGCGCGAGGATGCGACGCGGGACTGCTGGGGTTCGTATATTTTTCTTCGCGATATTATCAGTGGGTCTGTATGGTCGGCTGGTTATCAGCCAAGTGGCGTCGAGGCCGATGACTATGAAGTGTCCTTTTCCGAAGAACGGGCTGAGATTATCCGACGAGATGGCGACTGGAGCACGACGCTCGAGGTGGTGGTGTCGTCCGAGGACGATGCTGAAGTTCGTCGCATGTCCGTCACCAACTTGGGGAGCAGTGCACGCGATCTGCAAGTGACTTCTTACGCTGAGTTGTCTCTGGCTCCACAGGCCGCCGATGTGGCACATCCCGCTTTTGGCAATCTCTTTGTGCAGACGGAATTCGTGCCGGAGGTCGGCGCGCTCCTCGCCACGCGTCGCAGGCGATCAGATGAAGAAACGACGGTGTGGGTGGCCCAGGTGGTTGTGGTCGAAGGAGACACCGTGGGTGCCCTGCAATATGAAACGGATCGTGCCCGGTTTCTCGGACGCGGGCAGCATGCCCGTACCGCGGTCTCGATGATCGATGGGCGGGCTCTCTCGAATACCGTCGGATCCGTGCTGGATCCGGTGATGAGCTTGCGCCGTACGGTGCGGGTGCCTCCAGGCGGAACTGTGCGCGTGGTATTTTCAACCATTGTCGGCTCAGCCCGCGATCACGTGTTGGAGTTGGCCGATAAGTACAGCGACTCGAGAGTGTTTGAGCGAGCCGTCTCGCTGGCCTGGACGCAAGCGCAAGTCCAACTGCATCACCTCGGCATCGGGACCGACGAAGCCCAGCTCTTCCAGCGGCTCGCGAATGCGGTGTTATATGTGGATGCCTCATTGCGGCCGTCTTCCGACACGCTCGTTCACAGCACGCTGGACCGTGCGTCTCTGTGGGCACATGGTATTTCGGGCGATCTGCCCATTGTGCTGGCATCTATCGATCGAGCGGAGGACGTCGATCTCATCCGGCAATTGCTGCGGGCACATGAATACTGGCGAATGCGGCAAGTATCGGCGGATGTGATTATTTTGAACGAGAAGCCGCCGTCCTACGAGCAGGATTTGCAAGGGTCGCTGGAAGCGCTGGTGCGCGGAAGTCAGTTGCGCCTCTGCCCTGACAGCGGCGGCGTACGGGGCAATATCTACCTTTTGCGGACCGACCTACTTTCGGCACAAGATCAGAAACTGATGCAGCAGGTGGCCCGGGTCGTTCTGCTGAGCCGGCGTGGCACGTTGGCTGAGCAGGTGACCCGACTACAGCGCCGGCACAGTCCTTCCCCGCCGACACGGCTCATACGGCGTGCCCGCAAACGCCTGGATGTGCCATTGCCTGAGCGAGAGCTCGAATTGTTCAATGGTCTGGGTGGTTTCGCGGACGATGGGCGTGAGTATGTCACCGTTCTCGGTGAAGGTCTGCGCACGCCGCGGCCCTGGATCAACGTGATTGCGAATCCCTCGTTCGGGTTTCTCGTGTCTGAGTCCGGCTCCGGGTTTACCTGGTCGCTGAACAGCCACGAAAATCAGTTGACGCCCTGGTCGAACGATCCGGTCACTGACCCCTCTGGGGAGGCCCTTTATATCCGCGACGACCATACACAGGAAGTGTGGAGTCCCACGGCCTTGCCGATTCGTGATGACCCAGCGCCTTATGTCGCCTGTCATGGGCAGGGTTATACCCGGTTTCATCATGGTTCACATGGTATCCTGACAGAATTGCTGCAATTTGTTCCGCCCGAAGACTCGATCAAGATCTCTCGACTCACTCTCCAGAACGCGTCCGGTCGCTCGCGGCGGCTTTCCATTGCAGCCTATGCCGAGTGGGTGCTGGGGAGTTCCCGGAGTGACTCTCATCCGTACATCGTCACGGAGATCGACCCCGAGACCCGTGCGCTATTTGCTAGGAATGCGTGGGGCGGCGAGTTCGGGGGGCGCATCGCGTTTGCGGATCTTGCAGGGAAGCATACGTCGTGGACCGGTGATCGCGCGGAATTCCTCGGCCGTAATGGGGCTTTCGATCGTCCCCTGGCGTTGGAAACAGGAGGTGAATTGTCCAGAAAGGTCGGAGCAGGTCTCGACCCTTGTGCGGCCCTTCAACTGTCCATCGAGTTGGAAGCGGGCGAACGCGCCGAGGTTATCTGGTTTCTTGGGCAAACAGCGGGGAGAGAGCAGGCGCGTCTCCTGATTAACCGTTATCGTGGGATGGATGTGGACACGCTCTTGCGTGAAGTGACTCGCCGATGGGACGACGTGTTGGGTGTCGTACAGGTCCATACGCCGGATCGCTCTATGGATATCTTCCTGAATCGCTGGGTCCTCTATCAGACACTAGCATGTCGCGTCTGGGGACGTGCGGCGTTCTATCAATTGAGTGGGGCGTATGGGTTTCGCGATCAACTTCAGGATGTCATGGCGCTCAGTGTGGCGGCGCGCGATGTCATGCGCGAGCATCTGCTACGGGCTGCTGCGCGACAGTTTGTCGAGGGGGATGTCCAGCATTGGTGGCATCCTCCGTCCGGACGCGGTGTGCGGACTCGCATTTCCGACGATCTGCTCTGGTTGCCTTACGCGGTGATCCAGTTTCTTGAAGTGACAGGCGACATGACTGTCCTGGATGAAATGGTGCCTTTTCTAGAAGGCCCGGCATTGGCTGAGGGACAACTGGAATCCTATTTTGAACCACGTGTATCCCAGACGTGCGCCACCCTCTTTGAACATTGTGCGCGTGCATTGGACCGGAGCCTTCTCGTCGGCAGTCATGGCCTTCCGTTCATGGGTACCGGAGACTGGAACGACGGGATGAATCGTGTCGGCCAGCAGGGCAGAGGTGAAAGTATCTGGCTCGGCTGGTTTCTGCATACGGTGCTCTGGGAGTTCGCCAAGGTGGCGGCTCAGCGCGGTGAGCATGTTCGTGCTGAAACGTGGCGGCTCCATGTGAGTGCCTTGAAGGCTGCGATTGAGCGAGAGGGATGGGACGGAGAATGGTACCGCCGCGCGTACTTCGATGATGGGACGCCACTCGGTTCCGCTGCAGACGAGGAATGTCGCATCGATTCCATCGCTCAGTCCTGGGGGGTGATCAGCGGAGCAGCAGATCCGGACCGTGGCGCACGCGCCATGGGCGCGGTGGAACGGCATCTTGTGAACCGACCGGACGGGCTGATCCGCCTGTTGACGCCACCTTTTGATCAAATGCCAAGGGATCCCGGTTATATCAAAGGGTATGTCCCAGGCATTCGAGAAAATGGCGGCCAATATACGCATGCGGCCGTGTGGACCGTGTTGGCGTTTGCGGCGCTGGGTGATGGAGACAAGGCCGGCGAGTTGTTCCGTATGTTGAACCCTGTTTATCGGGTCTCCTCACGAGCAAGCGTGCAGCGCTACAAAGTCGAGCCGTACGTCCTAGCCGGTGACGTGTATGCTGAGCCGCCGCATGTCGGGCGCGGGGGATGGACCTGGTATAGCGGTGCGGCGGGTTGGCTTTACCGGGCTGGTATGGAATATATGCTCGGTTTCCGCTTACGCGGTACCCTGCTCTCCATCGATCCTTGTATTCCGCGTCACTGGCCGGGGTACTCCATGCGTTTCCGGTATCATTCGGCGGTCTATGACATCGCGGTGGAAAACCCACGCCATGTGAGCCGCGGCGTGACGTTGACTGAACTGGATGGTAGACCCTCGATAGGCAATACGAATATCCCGCTCGTTTTCAACGGCAATCACCGCCTTCGCATCGTGCTAGGATGA